aatcacagcagaaacaTTTCTCATAAAACCCGCAGAAACtacgctactttgacatatgtatacatatcaccgatttacaaccttcgtaaaaccggtccccattacttacgcgaaaaatccttcgtacaatcagaccaagtATTATGAAGAAACTTTCTAAAGTTAACATAACAGGCTTTATGAAGAAGTATGTTTTGTATAGGAAACGCAAACCTCCCTGCGGCTCGCTGGCTTCTGCCTTTCTTTTCCCTCTGTCACATTCGAGAAGGCAGGCATCCCGCCGCTGACTCCACACTGGTTATGTAGCAAACCTCTtgggcttcgtcttcctcagacaaaaagactcgattttcataagactataggtcatattatacgaaatattcgtcgtataactgaaatctagagcggagaatcgtttttgataccactcaaattaccctaaagagtgaattactcactcaaataagaggtttggttgcagtacttagggatcaaatccacaaggagctagggaacctattaaatctagtcaagttattaattctaggtgtttgttgttttatgggtttaaaagtaaatagcaatcctaattgagcaagtctattccttgactaacaagatgattgggggtgtaactttattggaagatattagatgcatgaTTTTTTTCAGGTGTTAGAGATTAtattcctatagatgcctaacagttgcatgcatgatatattagagctcaactccttaatcacagtgatcagcgatggcattgtttcactggttaactaactagatcttggatctcaactatcgtcttttgatcacaagaaagtgtcgatcgatgatcctatatggatatcgatcgatacacctttcgcaaatatcgatcgatgtcagaagacaatatcgatcgatgcttctagctaagccctaggcgcaggttgataaagttcactagtctcctagatcagcggttagctctCTCTAGCGGTCCTAACATGAcatattagattcaggacatgatgatcaaggatgcttgacacatgcaaattcctaggttcatgttctagttagccccaactatagaatttctaagttgtggtattcattgatagattgttcttactgcttgttttagccttgctaactagaacatgaacctaggaatttgcatgagtcaagcatccttgaccatcctTTCCTGAATCTAGTCTATTACACTAGGACTGCTAGAAAAAGGCTAACCGATGATCTAGGaagctagtgagcattatcaacctgcgcatagggcttagctagaagtgtcgatcgatattgtcttctgacaatcgatcgacattgcgaaaggtgtatcgatcgatatccctataagATCAtcaatcgacactttcttgtgatcaaaagactaaccgttgagatccaagatctagttagttaaccagtgaaaaattgccatcgctgatcactgtgattaaggagttgagctctaatatatcatgcatgcaactgttaggcatctataggattataatctccaacacctgaatagaaaccctgcgtctaatacctttccaataagttacacccccaatcatcttgttagtcgagcaatagacttgctcatttaggattgctatttacttttaaacccataaaacaacaaacacttagaattaataatttaactagatttaataggttccctagctgcttgtgaatttgatccctaagtactacaattgaacctcttgtttgagagagtaatttactccttagggtaattaaTGGTATAAATGCTTCTTCCCAATTAACAGTCACATACATGAAAGCAGTTTCACCCTTCTTCCTATTACCAATACATGCctacacatattttaaaaaaggaaaagtaaGAAACTGTAAGGAAAACCAATCATGAATCTTTCAAAACTGTTAATAAGGGTATTTGAAACCAACCTGTGAAAGGTGGTTGAGACAGTCTTCATTAGGTTTTACTTTAAGTGGCTTCCCTGCCTTAACTTCAGCTCATGTGGATTAACAAACCTGTGTTTAAAGTTGAATTTTATGATTCTGTCAATGATGAGAATTCCAAAAGCAAGAATCTTTCTAGTTCATTTTCTAGCACACCTTGCATCCTGGCTCAAGCACAACTTTCCATACAAACAACCGACATCAATACtgagtttaaataaaaaaaaacaaataactttGATTGACCCCATTCCAGAAAGAAGAGCGTACGTGAATAGGAAAGAGTTTCTAAATTTCTCCATTATTCACAGCTTTGAAAATCTCCGGGGACATCAGAAGCTCAGATAATGATAACCCATCACGCCTGTTGCTGCTACCATTCGTTACTCTCATACGAATCAGTGTAAACTTGAACCGCAAATCCGGCAAGAGAGAACCTATCGAGGCTCTGACTGAGAGGGTCTAGAATGGAAGTGAGAGTTCTGGCTTTAATACTGAAAGGGTTCGAAGCCTAAGAGAGAGCGATGGTAGGCTTGACATTTGCGGCTAGATCAGAGACCGCAGGGCGGTGGCGCAGATGGAATAAGGTGGTGAAAAGAGCGTTGTTGTTTGTATTAAGCTTTATACCATAAACTCTAATGGAAACGTTTTGTTTCTGGTAAGGTGAAAAGGAAGAGACGGCAAAACTAAGAACACAGAGATTTAATAAAAGGCTTAGTTTGGGCTGATACGAATCTAGACCTAGAGAGCTTTAAAAGTCCAAATCGATAGTACAGTTTTTAAGTTTCAGGAATAGGGATTGGCCGACACGTGGCGCAAAACGCCCCTCTCTCTAGAATGATGTGGCATCAGGAGAAATGAGGTAAATATACTTTATtgttatagatagatagatagatacaaATAATTACTATAGTAAACTGTACGTTtcgaagatatatatatatatatatggtatatactcCAGTtgcaattaaaagaaaatttcaaatttaatagttCGCCCTAGAGAGAAACTCTCTCAAGCCTGCTTCCCAAGGCGCCTCTCAGATGGATCTCCCTTGCCCCAGCCACGCTgatctctcctcctcctcctccctttGAAGCAGTTCTGCTCCTCTCCATGGTGCTGCTTGTGACTAATCCTTCGCCGTGTCTCAGGCCCCTTCCAGATCCGCCGCCGTGTAAGTGCGTCCTGCTTGAAGCCCTCATCCCCGTCATCCCTCCTGAACCTCCAGACCCACCAGACGTTCCTCTCCTCCTCGTTCCCTTACAAATCCTCGACTCCTCCTCTGACAGTCCCATCGCCGCTGCCTCTGCCACAACTCATGTTCAGACTTCCTCGCCACATCCTCTGTCCACTCCTCACCACATCTTCTCTTTGCTACCGTAACTCGCCGCTGTCACTCACCAAGTCTCACTAGCTGCCTCACCGGTCATCTGATTACTGATTGTTCATCTGACTTTGAGACTGCATCATCTCGACGAGGTTTCCATGGAGATATTTTACACCGAGATCTCTGTCTTTGTTTCTCCCACGAGATCTGCTACCGTGGGTCAAGAACAGAGACAACTCAGATCTGCCTCACCGGAGGAGCTATCCTCTCCGTCGTACATGTACCCTCTCAGTCAAGCACTGCTATGGCTCGAAACCTTAAGTCCATATCCAAGCAAGTAAGGCTTCAACCCGACCATGCAAAAGCTCTCCGCCTCTTATCCGTTTATTACTCACTTACGCTCAACCAGAACGAGTGCGTTGACAGTTTTCTCAAGTTTCTTCCGGTTACAACATGTTGGCCTCGACACGGTAATGTCAAGGTCCGAGCTTCTAACCCGATTAAACCGTATGCTTCGTCACCAAGCTCCATTGTTTTAAGCGCTTCTCTGAAAGTGAAGCTAGAGTTTGAGATTCACCTAGTCTCTTGGATAAGCTTAGCGGTCTTTAGAGCTGATCGTGTGCGTTTCAATTTCAAATCCAGGCAATTAAGGCCTTTGGATACTGTTGATGCCTATGCTTCACTGTCCACCTCACCTTTGTTTGAGATTCACCTAGTCTCTTTAGTGAGGTTTGTTGAGGTTATTGCGGTTGAGAGAAACACTCCCGAATCTTCCTTTTCACGAGGCGAATCATTTCCGGTGTTCAAGCTGGTATTGAACTCCTCCAAATCCCTTTCACTAGGGTATTTCAACGTCTGCTCAGACTATTTGAAGCTCTTCCAAACTGTGGTTTCTAGGATTCAAATGAAGATTATCTCCGGGTCTCTTTACTTTGAGCAACTTCAACCTATTAATACTTCTATCCCATATTTTATTGTACTGTTTATTGTTGTTCATCTTACTGTCCAGCGTACCTCCGATTGTAATCGctgaaatattttagttttgaattaATGAATTTGTgttaccaacaaaaaaaaaatactccagTTGCaattaatgtataaaatattagtttGGCTCTTGCGTCTGAAATTAAACCTTTTCCAACAAATGTAAATGTGAGAAAAGGAAACACAAAAGAAGGAAAGCTAAAAACATTCGTGAAATTCAATTCTTTGTAATTTGGTTTTGTGAAGGGGAGGGAGAGAGCTTTACAGTAATGGCAGCTCCTCGGAACTTAACCGGTGACGGCGGCGGAAAGCTAGTCGTGAAGGACGAAGaaagcgccgccgcttcttcctCGAAACGCACCAAATCGGAGCGCTTTCCTCTTTCACGTTGGGATTTCGTCGTGTTTTTCACCGTCTTCCTCGTCTTCACCACCGGACTTCTCTGTATTTACCTCACTATGCCGGCCGCCGAATACGGCAAGCTCAAACTTCCCAGAACCATCTCCGATCTCCGATTGCTCAAGTGCGATTTAGCTTTTTCAAGTTCTCATCTTCATACATTTGGTTTAGAGGATTGCATATCAGCTCAAAAGAAATGATCTTGAAAAGTTGGTTTGGAGAGAAACGAATTAGCTTAATGAGAAAGCTTTTGATAATATATGACATTTTTCTTGGATGCAGAGATAATCTTGGGTCTTATGCAAGTGAGTATCCAGCAAGATTCATTTTAGGTTACTGTTCCACATATATCTTTATGCAAACCTTCATGATACCTGGCACAATCTTTATGTCATTACTTGCCGGAGCCCTTTTCGGTGTGGTTAGAGGTTTTGTTCTTGTCGTCCTCAATGCAACTGCTGGAGCTTGCTCTTGTTTCTTCTTATCAAAATTGGTCGGAAGGCCTCTGGTTTGCTGGCTGTGGCCTGAGAAGTTGAGGTTTTTCCAAGCCGAGGTAATGTgcttaattagttttaataaaatctcttGCTTGTTCTTATGAATTTACTGCCTTGATATCGTTTTGAACAGATTGGGAAAAGAAGAGATAAGCTACTAAACTACATGCTCTTCTTAAGGATAACACCGACACTTCCAAACCTCTTCATCAATTTGTCTTCTCCCATCGTTGACATACCTTTTCACGTCTTCTTTTTGGCGACTCTAGTCGGTCTTATGCCAGCTTCGTACATCACCGTTAGAGTGAGTATCTAGTTTTTGATCTCTTGTTGCGGTTATGTGAGACATTGTAAGAGGCTCATGCCATATATTCACTTCATTTATACAGGCTGGTCTGGCTCTTGGAGATCTCAAGTCAGTGAAAGATCTGTATGATTTCAAGACTTTGTCAGTGTTATTCCTCATTGGATCCATCTCCATATTCCCTGCTCTGctaaagagaaagagagtctATGAATGAAGACTGCTGCATTCCGGGATTTTAAGGTGTTTAAGAAGAAGATCGCTTTGGAGACATCACAGGGTATTAAACCGCTAACTCTGGCTTTGATTGGTTTATCACTTTTTTGTGGATTCCAAATTctttctctctagtctctctcacTCCCTTTGTATTAAGTGCTTTGTCTAGCTACTGTATTGAATCTTGATTCCGAGATTGGTTCTGTATATTGTATCTTTATTCAGATATATCGTACTCTTCAGCCTATTGGCTTATGTAGTATAGATTATGTAAATGCTTGAAGACATTACTTTGACCATAATTTCTACCTAGTTGTATCAGTTTAATTTCTTAAATTTCAAAGAAACTTTTGACAAGATGATAAACTTTGGGaatatataaaagtaataataatatctTACTATACTGATCCTACAGCTCCGTGGGCGAGTTCataattacaaaagaaaaataataaacaagcaACTTTAAAATTGGCTCCAGAACGAAGGAGAATTCCCTGACTACAACTTCAGGAATATTCGTGGCATGACTGCGAACTTCTTCACTGTTTTCAATATTCAGTGTGGCAGGTGTTCGGGTGTTCGACTCCTGAGTCCCGTATGTAGCGATCGAGTTTGTTGGGTCTGATTTCAAAGCCACAAAAGCTACATAAGAGATTGTACAAGCGTTTGAGTCAAACTAGTTTATCACGGGAAGACTTGAAGCTGGAGATTCGAGAGGTTGATCCACAGGAGGCTGAGTAAGGGGAGAATTGGGGAGATCCTGATCCACGATCTTGATGACGTCCATATCCTCAATATCTTTATCAAAATGAGCTTCATCGCATTCCAGCCGTTCCATTACCTCAGGAGAAAGATTCAATCCCTTGGCAATCAGCCTCTCTACACAATTTCGGTTCAGGTAGCTTGTTCACCACCTCGTGCTCAGTCATGTACTGTTTGAATTTCTCCCAACTTGAAGTATACTTGGTCGACATCGCAGCTTGAACTCTTTCTCGCTCCTTAACAATGCATTCATTGGGAGTGAGTCGTGACAAGTGTAATTGTCATTCACTGGGCGAGGAGCTTTTGCCTTGGAAAATTTGGTGAGGCAAAAGTAGATGGTCAGATTGTCCTCTTACTCGACGAAATCAATGGTTTCCAAAGTCCGATTTAACCCGTTTTAATGTGGTACCATTCTAATTTGGACTTGGTTTGATCAATCCATCTCTTATTTTAAACAGGGAGCTGATTTAATCAGAGAAGTGGAAAAGAGGTGGCGCCCTAGGCCCAATATACCTAATGATGATGTTGATTTTGGTAGTCACGCCCTTCTAGTATAAATAGGTTATCTCACCTTaacgttttttcttttctccacgtttaaagatattttctatcTCTACCTGTTCTCCgctttcaatttatttttcgtaTCAGGCACTGTGTATTGTTCGTTTTCTCTGAAGTTCTTTGTCTGTTCTTCAAGCAAGATGTCATCAATGTGGAAATAGTCGACCAAGATATCTTCCCATGTAATATAAGGCTAGTAGAAGAGAAAGGACTCCCATAGAGTCGCCTTGGTCTCAAACAGCCACCGACAAAGTAGCGTGGTAAGAAGAAAAGTTTGGAtattcttttatctttttacaaTGCGATACCTACTACCATGTTACCACACTCTACATGAAATGATAACCCAAGGAACTTTTCAGAAGCGACGTCCTGCTCAGTGGCGGAACTAGCCGAATCATTGAGAGGGGTCTATTTCCCTATAAGCATCTATTACATGGGtcaatgaattaagttggtgaaaatatttaactttttttcttcaaaatacaAGTAAAAACTTTTGTTCCTAAAAAATCATGTGGGTCAAGTGACCCTGTGCTAAAGCACTGCCTCGGCCACTGGTCCTACTCATACTAACCACACACTTGCTGAGAAGTGCTGAGAAGGTATGACTGTGGTTGACCATAATGTACAAGTGATCTTACGACTTCGCTAATGAAATTAAATGATAAGGGCCAAACTGTTGGGATGATTAATC
The nucleotide sequence above comes from Brassica napus cultivar Da-Ae chromosome A9, Da-Ae, whole genome shotgun sequence. Encoded proteins:
- the LOC106360970 gene encoding uncharacterized membrane protein At4g09580, whose amino-acid sequence is MAAPRNLTGDGGGKLVVKDEESAAASSSKRTKSERFPLSRWDFVVFFTVFLVFTTGLLCIYLTMPAAEYGKLKLPRTISDLRLLKDNLGSYASEYPARFILGYCSTYIFMQTFMIPGTIFMSLLAGALFGVVRGFVLVVLNATAGACSCFFLSKLVGRPLVCWLWPEKLRFFQAEIGKRRDKLLNYMLFLRITPTLPNLFINLSSPIVDIPFHVFFLATLVGLMPASYITVRAGLALGDLKSVKDLYDFKTLSVLFLIGSISIFPALLKRKRVYE